From the genome of Nitrospirota bacterium:
ATCAACCAGAAAAAGAATCCTTTTGGCATTGGCAAATTTAATAAGGCGATAGACGAAATTCACTGCAGTATATGTTTTCCCACTCCCTGAAGCCATTTGAATCAAAGCCCGGGGTCTATCTTCAGCAAAGGCTCTCTCAAGATTCTTAATTGCTTCAATCTGACACCCTCTGAACCCTTCTGTAATGAGACGAGGCAAGTTTCTGAGTCTTTGTCGTAGAGTTTCTTTTTGCGACAGCCACTCTGCAAGTGTCTCCGGATTATGAAATGCAAAGACTCTTCTTGAACGAGGAAAAGGGTCTCTAATATCTCTGAAAAATGTTTCAGTGCCTGTACTTTCGTAGGCAAATGGAAGCGGTTCTTGAACAATGGGTAGATTTTTGGGTATGCTTGCAATATATAATTCAGACTGTTCCGCAACCCCACTTAATGTCGTACCCTCGGGTTTTGCTTCAATTACCCCAATAGCTTTTTTATCAACAAAAAGTAGATAATCAGCAAATCCAGATTCAAGGGGAAATTCGCAGACTGCTACACCAAAGGAAGCGCTAAGATTTATGTCTTTTAAATCCTGTACCCTCCAGCCTGCTAAATTCAGGAGTTTATCTATCTTCTGCCTTGCCTCTTCCTCTGGTTTCATAGCAAATGTTTTTATATTTTCTATTTATACCGATTCATTTTATATAACTAAATAGCAAATGGGCGAATTTTCTAAAAAAGGAAATTATCACAGGGGATGAAGCACCTAAGCGTTTCGGTTTAAAAATTATTCCCATTGGTTGAAACCGCATAATTATCTCCCAAAAAGTGTCAGTTAGTTTAGGTATGCGGCAAATTCTTATTAAAATCATATCATAAAGATACCAAATATATATAATTTCAAACTTTGTTATCTGTCCATGTTTTATCAAAATATAAAAATAGCAAAGAATAAATATATATAGAAGTAGGGGTAATTCACGAATTACTCCTACTTTTTTGAAAGTAAACAATAGTAAACAATTAAAAACATAAAGGGTCATCAGTAACTGTTTACTGATGACCCTTTAAGAACTATAAAATGAAACTAAATGGCTTTATTTTATGCTTACGTATTTAACTTCATTTACAACTTTCTGACCTTCTTTTGAAAGCATAAAATCAATAAATTTAGCGATAACTCCTTCAGGCTTTCCATTTGTGTACATAAATAGCGGCCTTGCTATAGGCCATGAACCATCACGAATACTTTGCGGAGTTGCTGTCTTGCCATTTACCATAACAGCCTTAACGGTTTTGTCAAGATATCCAATCCCAATATATCCTATAGCGTATTTGTTCTTTGCAACTGTCTGCACAGCCTGTCCATTTGAAGCAACCAATAAAGCATCTGCTCTTACTTTGTCGCCTTTTAATACTTTTTCTTCCCAGACTTCATAAGTTCCTGAACTTGTATCTCTTGACACTACAGAGATAGGTCTATTTGGACCGCCAAGTTCCTTCCAACTTTGTATTTTGCCATTGTAAATATCTCTTAACTGTTCTAATGTTAGCTCTTTTATATTCATTGACGGGTGTACTATCGGAACAATACCATCAAGAGCTATTTTGTGACCATTCAAAATAATGTTTTTGGCTTTTGCCGAATTAATTTCTTTATCTTTTGCTTCGCGGGAACTTGTAGCTATGTGGGTAGTTCCATCTATTAAAGCTTTAATTCCTGTACCAGAGCCGCTCCCTGAAACATAAACTTTAATATTTTGATTCTTTTTCATAAAAACTTCGGCTGCCTTCTGAGCAATTGGTAGAACAGTTGTTGAACCGTCTATCTTGATGTCTTCTGCATAAGAATATCCGGCAACAGAAAAAATAAACAAGACTGAAATTAACAGCATTAAAAACTTTTTCATAAGCTCCTCCTTGATTAATTTTCTACATTACACCTGAATTGTTACAATTGTGTTAAATTTTTGTTAAAATTTTATTATACATCTCACCTCCTTAATTTTTACGTTCATCATGCTTGTCGCCAAAAAATTTACCTAACAGATCAAACAAGAAAAGGCTCGGGGTCCTTTTTATGAGAAAATAAATTGCTGTAACCGCTACAACAAACGTCAAGAAAAAAATAGTCACTCTTTTAAAATAATATGTTTTTGTTACATGGATATGAAATCAATGTTAAAATTAAGTTCGGGTAGTTGAAATCAGGATATCTATTTCGTCTTTTAAATCCTCTGTATAAAAAGGGCACCTTTTATGGTCTTTTCTCTTGCAATACTCCTTTAGTTGGAACGCACTCGGAAAATATATCTGTTCCCTTGCCTTGCAGGCAAATGTAAGCCACTTTATGAGATAGGGGCATTTCATATGCATCTAAATCTTTAGACCATTAAAAGTTTATTAGCTCTTCCTCAGAACCTTTGAGAGGAATAGCGGACAGGAATCATAATTTTCGGTTTCGCAACAATCAGACTTTATCTGATTATCAATAAACATTGATGAAATAGAAGCTGTACAGATATTGAAACTGCTATAAGGACACATGTTATCACCAACCTTTCGAGTTTTTTCAAGAATTATGTCAAAATCGTTTCTCATGATAATAGCCTATCAGAAATATGTTACAGGCATATGAAAATAACTTGACATTTTCATTTATTGTGAATAAATAATTGATGTAACAGCTGTCTTGCTTATCAGCTGTCAAAATATTGACAAGTATGAATTTAAAAGAGGAGGCGCCAAAGGAACCTCCTCTAAAAACATGCGTGTATTCAGTAATGTTTATATTACCTCAAAACTTTCTTCATTATAGAAAACAGGTCTGTGTTGTCAAGGGCCTTGCCTAAATAGTGGCTTCCCGGCCCCTGACTCCAGATTATTGTATCACCGGCTGTATGGTCTCCGCTTGTCCATCCTGCTTCTACGATATCACCTGCATTTGACAAGCTGCCATATGGCCCATTAACCGCAAATCCACCGCAGTCATGGTCAGCAACAATAATTACCAGCGTATGGTTCTTGCGGGAAGGTTCTGCATTAATCCAGTCTAAGACCACACCCACGGATTCATCAAATGCGAGGGTTTCCCCGATCTGATAGGTAATATCGTTATCGTGGTTTGCCCAGTCTATCTGGGAGCCTTCGACCATTAGGAAAAAACCATCCTTGTCTTCTTCAAGAATATCGAGTGCAGCCGCTGTCATTTCAGGAAGCGTAGGTTCCTCTTCATTCCAGCTATAGACTATAGGGTCGATCCTGTAGGTTTCAGGAGTCTTTCCGCTGGCAGTAAAAAGACCGAGTATTTTGTTCTTCCTTGCTGCCACCGCAGCTTCCATCTCTGATTTGTTGATAACATATTCATACCCCCTGCTTATTGCGGATGAAATAACAGCATTTTTATCCTGCCCTAAATACTGTTCACAATTTTTGCCAGCCTGATTTGATCCTATGCCACCGCCGAGTATAACATCAACCCCTGTGACCTCAATATACTGACGGGCGATCTCTGTTTCACAATTCCTGTAGTGCACATGCGCAGCCCAGACTGCAGGTGTTGCATGAGAAATAGTTGAGGTAGCAACCAAACCTGTAGCTTTTCCTGACTGCTTTGCCAGTTCAAGGATAGTTGCTGGTGAACCATTAGTATCACAGACCTTGTCACCGTCATTGTCATGACAGGAGATTTCATTATTATTGAATTTTTCTCCACATGCCCATGCAGCAGCCGCGGCGGCGGAATCGGTCACTGTGCTGTTTCTGGAATGAGTTCTCTGATATCCAATCTGAGGTAAAGTTTCAAGATAGAGGGGATTACCATCTGGCCCGTTTTTGAATATGCGAGCCGCTGTCACATTATAGAGTCCCATACCATCCGGCACCATGAAAATGATATTTTTAGCATAGTTGCTGCTTTTTATAACTTCTGTTCCTGCACAGGAAATTCCTGGTAATGCAAGAGCTAAAAGTATTACGATCGATATCACGCACACCATAGTTTGAAAATGTTTTTTCATTTTTTGACCTCCTGTTATTTTTTCAAATCTGTTCAAAAGCGATTTTTGTACCCTCTGCATCTTTTATAAATCGAGGTTGAATTTTGAAACTGAATGTAATATTATGTTTTAAAGCAGAGGGAATGCATTTTACGGTTTGAGATGGTCCTCTTACGGTACACTCAAAATCGATGAAAAATGCAGCCGATACAAATTCCCTCTGCTATTTTTGCTATATGCGTCTAACTTCATTTAATCACCTCCTTTCAAAACTATAGACATTAGATAACGAAATAGGAAGAATGTATCGTGCAAATCAGATTTTAATTATTTCGTGTTACATGATTATTAAAGTGACATTAAAATTTTAGTTAATTTTGAGGAAGATTTTTTTTGATTCGAAGATTGCTCTACATTACTTTTTTAATTATTTTTCAATTTGCATTATGCAAATCTCATTTTTATCGCATCAATAATTCTGTATTTCCATGACCAGACGCCTCTTTCAGGACAGGGTGACAATAGCGAATCTTTGCCAATAATATATCTGTTTCCCCTCCAGACGACAGTGTTAGAAATAATCGGGATAAACCAAACAAGTCCGATAATAAGGTCTTTTATGGGAGATAAAAAATAAAATATCGATTTCATATCTGTCTTTAATATTTTACCTGTATAATAATCTCCTGCAATTTTCAAAAAAGATGCAGAAAATGCCAAAGATAAAGTCACCTTAGTCGGCTCCCATAACAATAGTGGAATGCATGAAATGAAAACCGGATTCCCTATCAGTTCTGAAAAATATTTTATTCCACCGATTTTCCACCTGAGTTTTCCCCATCTTGTATGTCTGTTCAGAAATTTGCGTATCCCCCAGTATTCATTCACATTCTTTATAACATGTTTTGAGAGAATAACTTTCCTTCCCATTTTATGAATCTTCTTGCCAATAATATAATCCTCTGCAAGAACATCCTTTACGCCCTCGAAGCCGCCGATGGACTCAAGGTCTCTTTTTCTCATAAGCATTGACTTCCCCACAACGCATGGCATCTTTAGAAATTTATCAAGGAAACATACACTGCCTATTATGAAGGAATTGAGATGAAGATTCTCAAAGACAGCTCCTGCTGTGCGTCCCCCGACACCCTGTATCAAGTTACTTACAAGTCCTACTTCTGGATCCTGCATATGCATTGCAATTTCTTTCAGATAATTGCCCCCAACCATAACGTTACTATCACTTATGAGTATATATTCATATTTCGCACTTCTATATGAAGGGAGAAGGTTATTTATTTTCGGATTAAGTCCCGCATTACATTGTTCAACAATAATCCTTATATTTTTATCCGGATATTTATCTTTTATTTTTCTCGCTATTTTATATGCAGGATCGTTGTGGTCCTGAAGAGAAAAAATTATCTCATATTCGGGGTAATCCTGGAGACATAGACTCTCAAGGTTATCGAATAGTTTATCATCAAGCCCCTTGAGAGGCTTCAAAATAGAAATAGCAGGCAAATGTAAAGGAG
Proteins encoded in this window:
- a CDS encoding alkaline phosphatase, with translation MKKHFQTMVCVISIVILLALALPGISCAGTEVIKSSNYAKNIIFMVPDGMGLYNVTAARIFKNGPDGNPLYLETLPQIGYQRTHSRNSTVTDSAAAAAAWACGEKFNNNEISCHDNDGDKVCDTNGSPATILELAKQSGKATGLVATSTISHATPAVWAAHVHYRNCETEIARQYIEVTGVDVILGGGIGSNQAGKNCEQYLGQDKNAVISSAISRGYEYVINKSEMEAAVAARKNKILGLFTASGKTPETYRIDPIVYSWNEEEPTLPEMTAAALDILEEDKDGFFLMVEGSQIDWANHDNDITYQIGETLAFDESVGVVLDWINAEPSRKNHTLVIIVADHDCGGFAVNGPYGSLSNAGDIVEAGWTSGDHTAGDTIIWSQGPGSHYLGKALDNTDLFSIMKKVLR
- a CDS encoding phosphate ABC transporter substrate-binding protein, coding for MKKFLMLLISVLFIFSVAGYSYAEDIKIDGSTTVLPIAQKAAEVFMKKNQNIKVYVSGSGSGTGIKALIDGTTHIATSSREAKDKEINSAKAKNIILNGHKIALDGIVPIVHPSMNIKELTLEQLRDIYNGKIQSWKELGGPNRPISVVSRDTSSGTYEVWEEKVLKGDKVRADALLVASNGQAVQTVAKNKYAIGYIGIGYLDKTVKAVMVNGKTATPQSIRDGSWPIARPLFMYTNGKPEGVIAKFIDFMLSKEGQKVVNEVKYVSIK
- a CDS encoding glycosyltransferase, coding for MEKFFIVIFLVITLLGLIAYGLQILATRLTLRERADKSKDKDTPLHLPAISILKPLKGLDDKLFDNLESLCLQDYPEYEIIFSLQDHNDPAYKIARKIKDKYPDKNIRIIVEQCNAGLNPKINNLLPSYRSAKYEYILISDSNVMVGGNYLKEIAMHMQDPEVGLVSNLIQGVGGRTAGAVFENLHLNSFIIGSVCFLDKFLKMPCVVGKSMLMRKRDLESIGGFEGVKDVLAEDYIIGKKIHKMGRKVILSKHVIKNVNEYWGIRKFLNRHTRWGKLRWKIGGIKYFSELIGNPVFISCIPLLLWEPTKVTLSLAFSASFLKIAGDYYTGKILKTDMKSIFYFLSPIKDLIIGLVWFIPIISNTVVWRGNRYIIGKDSLLSPCPERGVWSWKYRIIDAIKMRFA